The DNA segment CATTATATATTATTCTGTAAACATAGTTTGAATCCTGTTTTTTTATACAAAATTTTGTTATTGTTAAAAAAATTTTAGCAATAGAAAAAGCCGAAGCAAAAGCTCCGGCTTTTTTAATAAAAATTTTGGTGGATTAGGCAGGACTAATAGCATCTACAGGACAAACATCAACACAGGCTGCACAATCAATACAGGTAGCAGCATCAATAACATACTGAGTATCTCCCTGGCTAATAGCATCTACAGGACACTCTGATTCACAGGCACCACAGGAAATACAATCAGAAGAAATTTCATAAGCCATATATATTTCACCTCCATTAATATTATGGTTTATAATTGTTAAATAGTTACACTCT comes from the Halanaerobiales bacterium genome and includes:
- a CDS encoding 4Fe-4S binding protein, whose product is MAYEISSDCISCGACESECPVDAISQGDTQYVIDAATCIDCAACVDVCPVDAISPA